The stretch of DNA TAGTCCAAATGATTCAGTAGCTAACATCAACATTTGACTCCTTCGGCCTATAGCTCCTCTGTTTGGACTGGCTAGTTTACAGCATTCCTGAGCCAAGTAATTAGCATGGGTCCTACACCACATGCAAGGGCcataaagaaaagataaaaactttGATCTAACCCTCCGGCAAATTTTAACAGAACATTGGCTGCTCTCCTTCACTGCAACATGATATCCTTCAGATTCTCTTGAAGGATCGTGTCCTTCACGGCATGAAACACAAAGCGGATGTTTTCAGTGTCTATGGCAGTGGTGAAGTGATGGAAGAGCGGCTTACTACGGTTTCTCCTCTTTCTGTCAAAGCACTGCACCAGATAACGTTGAACATCTTCTAGCCTGTGAGGGTCGCCTTTGAAGTCCGAGAAATACTTCTTAATGCTGACAGTCTTTACTTTCTCTACAAGAAGATCCATCTTGTTGAGGAATAGGATAAtggaaacattaaagaaaagcTTGTTATTGACTATTGTCTCAAAGATATTCATGGACTCCACAAGTCTATTTGTGCGCCTGTCTTCCATGAGAACCTGATCGTATTCACTGGAGGAGACCATAAACAAAATTGAAGTTATTCCATCAAAGCACTGGAACCACTTTTGACGCTGAGATCTCTGTCCACCTACATCCACCATcttgaaaggtatttttttaatgatgaaatcATGCTCTACTATCCCCTTGGTGGCTTTTCTAGCCAGCAAAATATCTTGTTTGCTGGGGAAATAATTCtgtaaaagaaaggagaaaagtgtcAAAATGTCCTTCAAAAATGCTGGCTAATGCCAGAATATTGAAGcaatggggggagggaggggaaaaaaaaaaatcaacaagagcCATGTTTTTCTAGTTATCAGGTGAAGAATGAATACTTAACTTTAAAATAACGGACTGTTGACCATTTATCTCAACATATTGGTAAACAGCTACAGAAGATCCTGAGACATATGAGAATAAAAATATAGGACCAATTCACTCGTTCACATTTTTATCCTTCAAGCCTCCCATTTTCAGGCTGAAATCTATTTTATCATTATGAAATTCTTAGCCGCAGTGTTATTGCCATTTAGGTAGTGTTCAGTAAAGCAGATCTCCAAATCAtcactgaaaggatttttttttaaatctagttttTCACAATTCATTACTCTTACAAAGGACATCTTGCAAGCTTTAGTGGAAATACTTCTTCCAGGTTCACAGTCCATGACCAGCGAGTACAGCAACGTGTTCTACCGCAGGTTGTGGCCCAGCCCACCACTGTAGAGGGATCTGTTCTTCAGAAGCTTATCACTGTTActatttaggaaaataatttcccttctttctcctcctagACTCTTgacagatgttttcattactgattTTGAATCCTACAAGtgctagtgattttttttatttcaggatttttcatCCTGCTACCTTAAGTAGCACCAGCCATCAGATCATCATGAAAACTGAATGAGATTCACAGACTGCATAGAAGGACTGATAAAAGAAAATATGTGCATAAATAAAACTTCCATAAACAATATTTGTTGTCTGTCAAAAAAGATTAAGCAAATACTAAGCTTCAGTTTCATAAGGCTGGAGTTCACTATTTCTAGAGTAAAGAACTTAGAAGTTATTTAATGCATTgctatttaaaaaccaaaaaaccccacgaaTCCCTGCCCCCAAAAAGCATTAGTCATAGCACACCCAGGCTTCCATTATCTCTTTGAGCTCTTTTGGTTCAGAAAGAGAAGGTATGTCTTACCAGCTGACCAATCCGATCCAGGTTATCCAGGAAGTATTTCACTGATTCACCCTGTGGAAAGGAAAGAGATGGGAACTAAGCTTGTTTCTAGGATAGCAAATCCAACTGTGTTTTCACTTTCCAACACACACTGAGGTCTAACATAGCAGTATCACATGTGGAAGCTTGGACAACATCCTGATATGCTTCAGGAGCTGGAACAATAGATATACTGCATAGCTTAATTCACATAAACTGCTGGTAATGAAGTGGAGCTGCCATAATACACTACCGACATGTAGGTAAGGTAGTATTTCTTCAAAAGCAATTCTCTATTAGTTCTAGAAAAATCGAAGTTGAGTAGAGATCTGAATAAATGCTCAAAGCTATCCAGTAAATCTCCACAATGAAAAGGAAGTGTTATTAAAGTCAGTCCTTTGCTTTGgcttaaagaattattttttttcccattgcatGATGAATGCAGTTAATTGACACTGAGTGGGAGTAAGTGAAACATTTATTAGAAGccaatatattttgtttaaaattcataACGTGAACAAAAGCATATCCTAGACTGGTTGGCATATCTTTAGAAAAGTGAAAGATTTAAGTCACCCACAATTTCTGATAATTTAAGCTAGGCTTacttgtccaaaaaaaaaaaaaaagaaacattccgAAGGACTTTCTCTTTTACAGATAGTTTCCCTTTTAGGCTCAAGGGTTTTAATAATGGATTTGCTGATCTTGTACAAAATGCTTTAGCAGTTATATTGAGAAGAATACAGGCAAtgtttacaaagaaaatttattcttGGGTGAAAATGCGTAagaggttttgtgggttttgttttgttttgtttttttttttttttttaaaaaagcttgctCATGTATCACACTCAAATCAAGTGCCACTTCGCATTAGTGGATACAAGAAGCCCTACACATACTTTTTAGAAGTAATAAAATTGTTTCCATATAGATGCAGACTTTACTTCTGGAGTGAAACTATCTTTGGCAGAAGCCCATTCTCTTTCAAACACTTCCCTTTCATTTCTTCAGATGAAGATGATCTGTTCAGTAAGAAAGCATTCTTCATTGTTTAGGACATATGTCTTGCAGTTGTAGCAATGTCATAAGAATGATAAAATGGAAAATCTTGCTGCCTTTTAATAATTTTAGGCAGCAAAACGTATTATATATATCACAGACCAGGGCCGTGTCAGTAACAAACAAACTGACAGTAGGTGCCCTCACCAAGTCACTAATTCAGAACGAGAACATTCTCAAAATATCATCTCAGATTCCAACAGCAATATAAATGCTTAAACCATACATTCTCTCTACACCATAGGCTTGAGACAGCAGAATAAAATTATTCCCCTCCCCTTACAACTGTAAACAGATGCCACCACAACAGTTCATTTTGAAGAATCAGACTGCAGACCAGAGGATTCAGTGTACATACTTTCAGCGTAAGGCATAGACAAAAAGGAGCTGTAACCTATTATCTCCTAACATTTAAAACTGGAACTTTTCATAAAGGACAGAGAACATGCATATTTGCAAAAAGCTACCATGTATCACAAAAGATTTACAGTGGATTACCAGCAGAAAAGatgacttttttggggggaagttTCCAAAGAACAATTGCTCCAAGAGCTTCCTTACAATCATGAATTTTCATAAGGTGAAagtaatttcctgtattttttggCACTCTGTTGGATCAGAAGAGATATCACAGACCGCATGAATAAGAGAAAAGGTTTTCCTGTACAGCATTAGTCATATTTAGGAGATGGGTgagcctgaaaagaaaaagtcactgAAGCTataaagaaaccccaaacccttcTCTATCTATTGTGCTTTGTCCTACACAATGCCTTTAGATGTGCAACAAGACTGCAAACGGGCCATCTCCGATACAACTTGTTTCTATTTTCTACCCAGTTGCTTTAAGAGTCCTCGCCTTGTCCACATACCCTCCCACGCTGAGAGCAGGAAACAGCTGTACGCATGTAAACTGCTGGGACACACAAGCAAGTTTACCTGATTTACGGCTTGTGCCGCCCCTGTTTCCTGCCCCACGCATCAATCAGTTTAACATTTTGCACACTTATAAGGAGGTAAGAAAATAATCTgattaatgagaaaaatacatgTTCGTTTCTGCAGTGGTTTAGGGAAACTAGACTCCTCTAGTTTCTTATATAGCTCTTTGTAACATTGCGGTTAAGCCAAATAATTAATTCTGGGAAATTTTAAGCAGTAATTGCAGAACACTTGGATAGCTGAGTAACCAAGTCAGGTTGCTGGAACAGGTGTGAACACCATATGCATGGTCTGACAGATCTGAAGATGTCTGAATATTCTCTTCCAGCATAGAATTCAAAAACATCCAGTACTTAAGTCAAAATATCTGTTTCCAGTCAAAACAACAAATCCCTGACAAACTCCACAGGGTTTGAAGTGAAGAAAAGCTCAAAACATTAAAGCACACAAAcctgaaggaaaggggaggggaaaaaaaaaaaaacaaaccaagaaacaaaaaaaccccaccccaaacccacacCACACACTTGGAACCCCCTACTTTAAAGTTGATTCCTTGATTAAGTCCTGTGTTACGGCCTATGGAAGGGTGGATTCAATTCCTGCTCCAAAAACTTCTCAAGTAACCTTGCTCTACATCTTGGTCTGATTCACAGAAAAGTTGGTTGCTTCTGGGAAGCATGTGGGCTATTTCAGTTCATCGAGCAGGCAGCACAGAACAACTGCAGACAGCACCAACTAACTTGATGAATAActtgtaatttatttaaatgaggaaaatatggaAACTCCAGGTGTTAGGACTGTTTTGTATTAGTATTTTTAATCAGAACAATTGTATTAACTGAACATtcatttagcttttaattttttccttgtcATCCAGGGGAAATAGATCGCAATATCAATTAGATCTAGAAGTTAAGTTTATATAGCTTTCTATCAAGCTGCACTTGAATGCAATTTTGAATTCCGtcaataaattattatttatgcaAAGCCATCTCATGCTTTGGGtattatacacacatacaaacaaatgcacttgtgtgtgtgtatatatatatgcatgtatataaaacacacacacagagtttacAAATTGTTCATCAAGGTAGGTTTTTCATTCAAGGCAAATTAGTATCAAAATCAAAAAGTATCAGCTACCTCTTTCatgttgaactttttttttctctttaagacaCTGGCCACAAACAAGCTGTTTGGGCTTTTTCAGTGCAAATTCTTAGGGTTTCTCCAAAGTCATGTAGCCATTCAACTACATTCAAAAGCTGGCTTAGCACTTCAAATGCTCTCCTTTTCCAAATCTTAGCCAGTTATTTCTGGTTCACTGGCATGACATCCTATAGAAGTGGCCGCTAATATTTGCAATTGATTCATCAGATACTAAAAATATCTTTACGCAGATTGACATCTTCAATCTTACTATTTTAATAgttctaatgaaaaaaattaagtagtcTTTTGAGCATTGCAATCTATTTTGAACTA from Calonectris borealis chromosome 16, bCalBor7.hap1.2, whole genome shotgun sequence encodes:
- the GNA12 gene encoding guanine nucleotide-binding protein subunit alpha-12; this encodes MSGVVRTLSRCLLPAEATGRAGEQQRREGKERSRDAEREARRRSREIDAMLARERRAVRRLVKILLLGAGESGKSTFLKQMRIIHGREFDQKALLEFRATIYENILKGCRVLVDARDKLGIPWQYTENEKHGMFLMAFENKAGMPIEPATFQLYVPALGALWRDSGIKEAFSRRSEYQLGESVKYFLDNLDRIGQLNYFPSKQDILLARKATKGIVEHDFIIKKIPFKMVDVGGQRSQRQKWFQCFDGITSILFMVSSSEYDQVLMEDRRTNRLVESMNIFETIVNNKLFFNVSIILFLNKMDLLVEKVKTVSIKKYFSDFKGDPHRLEDVQRYLVQCFDRKRRNRSKPLFHHFTTAIDTENIRFVFHAVKDTILQENLKDIMLQ